The Rhinoderma darwinii isolate aRhiDar2 chromosome 11, aRhiDar2.hap1, whole genome shotgun sequence genome window below encodes:
- the LOC142663117 gene encoding ATP-dependent translocase ABCB1-like isoform X2, with product MGLTQFLIFGAYALAFWYGTKLTVDDPENYSIGKVLIVFFSVLIGTFSLGQAAPNIESIANARGAAYEVYKVINKDRPIDSSSHEGHKPDKLTGHIEFKNIHFSYPSRPDIQILKGLTLTVGTGKTIALVGSSGCGKSTTIQLLQRFYDPLIGEVTVDGHDVRTLNVKWLRENIGVVSQEPILFGTTIRENIRYGREDVTEDEIIQATKEANAFDFISKLPDGLDTMVGERGAQLSGGQKQRIAIARALVRNPKILLLDEATSALDTQSERVVQEALDKARAGRTTIVIAHRLSTIRTADVIAGLHNGVVVEQGSHDDLMNMKGVYYSLVMMQNYDKTEEKDHVDEEGEDDDEGDMFEYDDKNEDYAEIDNDLQNTHSLDIINRNSLHRRSSKRKSRRSTRSQSKKSNSIAKEVGEDDLPDFSLNKILALNKPEWFYIIIGVIAAAICGGIYPTFAVIFGKVIGTFSIVDPNERSQRTILLSLMFLVLGIISLIVYIIMGFTFGISGENLTMRLRSLSFKALLRQEIGFFDDHANAVGVLLTRLATDASQVKGATGSRIGLMTMTVCTLLAAIIIAFVHGWQLTLLILACIPFLIGANFIRMKSMSGHASKDQKALEEAGRISTEAVENIRTVVSLTREETFYDKYNESLSGPYKDSLAKAPLYGFTYAVSQSINFFVNAAVFRFGAWLIAHCYTQFENVFIVFSAIIFAAMNVGQSTSLAPDFGKARVSAQRMMKLLERKPAIDSYSEDGEKPSEFEGNLEFQGIKFVYPTRPKVQVLQGLSVKVSKGQTLALVGSSGCGKSTSVQLLERFYDPVEGTVLADDKDTKKLNLKWLRSQMGIVSQEPMLFDCSIEENIQYGVLDRQVAPEEVIEAAKAANIHTFIESLPDKYKTRVGDKGAQLSGGQKQRIAIARALIRKPKVLLLDEATSALDTESEKVVQKALDDARQGRTCVVIAHRLTTVQNADIIAVIQNGRVIEQGTHPQLLAKQGAYHALVNSQVTN from the exons ATGGGACTCACTCAGTTCCTCATCTTTGGAGCATATGCTTTAGCTTTCTGGTATGGCACCAAACTCACAGTGGATGATCCTGAAAATTATTCCATTGGCAAAGTTTTAATC GTGTTTTTCTCAGTACTTATCGGAACATTTTCACTTGGTCAAGCAGCTCCTAACATAGAGAGCATTGCTAATGCACGTGGAGCTGCCTATGAAGTGTACAAAGTCATCAATAAG GATCGGCCAATTGACAGTAGTTCCCATGAAGGACACAAACCAGATAAACTTACAGGACACATTGAGTTTAAGAATATACACTTCTCTTATCCAAGTAGACCGGATATACAA ATTTTAAAGGGTCTAACCCTTACAGTTGGTACTGGAAAGACGATTGCTCTTGTGGGGTCCAGTGGCTGTGGAAAAAGTACCACGATTCAACTGCTGCAGAGATTCTATGATCCTCTTATAGGGGAG GTTACGGTTGATGGACATGATGTGCGTACACTCAATGTGAAGTGGCTAAGAGAAAATATTGGAGTTGTCAGCCAGGAGCCCATTTTGTTTGGAACAACAATCAGGGAAAATATTCGCTATGGAAGAGAAGATGTTACTGAAGACGAGATCATTCAAGCAACCAAAGAAGCCAACGCCTTTGACTTCATATCTAAGCTCCCAGAT GGTTTAGACACAATGGTGGGTGAAAGGGGAGCTCAGCTCAGTGGAGGGCAGAAGCAGAGAATAGCTATTGCTCGGGCCCTAGTCCGTAATCCCAAAATTCTGCTGCTTGATGAAGCAACATCCGCGTTGGACACACAAAGTGAACGTGTCGTGCAGGAAGCTTTAGATAAG GCTAGAGCTGGCCGAACCACAATTGTGATTGCTCACCGACTGTCTACCATACGTACAGCTGATGTCATCGCTGGTCTTCACAATGGTGTTGTAGTGGAACAGGGGTCACATGATGATCTTATGAATATGAAGGGGGTGTACTATTCCCTAGTAATGATGCAG aATTATGATAAAACTGAAGAGAAAGACCATGTTGATGAGGAAGGAGAAGATGATGATGAAGGAGATATGTTTGAATATGACGATAAAAATGAAGATTATGCAGAAATTGATAACGACCTGCAAAATACTCATTCCTTGGATATCATAAACAGAAACAGCCTGCATAGACGTTCCAGCAAGAGAAAGAGCAGAAGATCTACAAGATCTCAATCAAAGAAATCTAACAGCATTGCAAAGGAG GTTGGGGAAGACGACCTACCCGATTTCTCTCTTAACAAAATACTAGCACTTAACAAACCGGAATGGTTCTATATAATCATTGGAGTCATTGCTGCAGCCATTTGTGGTGGCATATACCCAACATTTGCTGTCATTTTTGGGAAAGTTATTGGG ACATTTAGTATCGTCGATCCGAATGAAAGAAGTCAGAGGACAATTCTACTTTCACTAATGTTCCTTGTGCTTGGAATAATCAGTCTGATTGTATACATCATTATG GGCTTTACATTTGGAATATCTGGAGAAAATTTAACAATGAGATTAAGATCATTATCCTTTAAAGCACTGCTCCGACAG GAAATTGGGTTCTTTGATGATCATGCAAATGCCGTTGGAGTTTTGCTTACCAGACTTGCAACAGATGCATCTCAAGTGAAAGGA GCTACTGGAAGTCGTATTGGACTGATGACCATGACGGTGTGCACTCTACTGGCAGCAATCATAATTGCGTTTGTGCACGGCTGGCAGCTAACATTGCTTATTTTGGCTTGTATTCCCTTTTTGATTGGTGCAAATTTTATTAGAATGAAATCAATGTCTGGCCATGCATCAAAGGATCAAAAAGCTTTAGAAGAAGCTGGAAGA atTTCCACTGAAGCAGTTGAAAATATAAGGACAGTTGTTTCTCTGACTAGAGAGGAGACATTTTATGATAAATACAATGAGAGCTTAAGTGGTCCTTACAA GGACTCCTTGGCTAAAGCTCCACTCTATGGATTCACTTATGCAGTTTCCCAGTCAATAAACTTTTTTGTGAATGCTGCTGTATTTCGATTCGGAGCCTGGCTGATTGCACACTGCTACACACAATTTGAAAATGTGTTTAT TGTATTTTCTGCAATTATTTTCGCTGCTATGAATGTTGGACAGTCCACATCTCTTGCTCCTGACTTTGGAAAAGCCAGAGTATCAGCCCAGCGAATGATGAAGCTCCTGGAAAGGAAACCAGCAATTGATAGTTATAGTGAAGATGGTGAAAAACCG AGTGAGTTTGAAGGAAACCTTGAATTCCAAGGTATCAAATTTGTGTACCCAACAAGACCAAAAGTCCAAGTTCTTCAAGGGCTCAGTGTGAAAGTCTCCAAAGGGCAAACACTCGCCCTGGTTGGCAGCAGTGGATGTGGAAAAAGTACCTCTGTTCAGTTACTGGAGAGATTTTATGATCCGGTGGAAGGCACAGTG CTGGCAGATGATAAAGACACAAAGAAGCTGAATTTGAAATGGCTGAGGTCCCAAATGGGAATTGTATCACAGGAGCCCATGTTGTTTGACTGCAGCATAGAAGAAAACATTCAGTATGGAGTTCTAGACAGACAAGTGGCTCCTGAAGAAGTTATAGAAGCTGCAAAAGCTgcaaatattcacacattcatagAAAGCCTGCCCGAT AAATATAAAACTCGGGTGGGAGATAAAGGAGCTCAGCTTTCAGGAGGACAGAAGCAGAGAATTGCCATTGCTCGGGCATTAATTCGAAAACCAAAAGTTCTGCTACTGGATGAAGCAACATCTGCACTTGACACAGAAAGTGAAAAG GTTGTTCAGAAGGCTTTAGATGATGCCAGACAAGGAAGAACATGTGTAGTGATTGCTCATAGGCTCACCACAGTACAAAACGCTGATATCATCGCAGTAATTCAAAATGGACGGGTCATTGAGCAGGGAACTCATCCTCAGCTGCTGGCAAAACAAGGCGCCTATCATGCTCTAGTAAATTCTCAAGTCACAAACTGA
- the LOC142663117 gene encoding ATP-dependent translocase ABCB1-like isoform X1 → MREDMDISKKDKYIIDGFPDNIYDNPAFQQDEKPANNGIIKKKDKKNKRQKKEASMTAMVGFLELLRFADIQDILLMIVGLLCALASGTGLPLMIIVFGQMTDAFVKSGQQNDTSLNTTVVEGECNQKYLGGYDIEAEMTRYSYYYIAIGCGVFILSLFQVWTFLLSAARQTHRIRQRFFKAVLHQEMAWFDSTQIGTLNTRLTEDINTIHEGLGDKIAIFVQYFSTFIAGIIIGFVNGWKLTLVILSVSPLLGVSAAIWTKLLASFTTKELSAYSKAGAVAEEILSAIRTVVAFNGQEKALNQYNANLIDAKKVSIKKTVTTNVSMGLTQFLIFGAYALAFWYGTKLTVDDPENYSIGKVLIVFFSVLIGTFSLGQAAPNIESIANARGAAYEVYKVINKDRPIDSSSHEGHKPDKLTGHIEFKNIHFSYPSRPDIQILKGLTLTVGTGKTIALVGSSGCGKSTTIQLLQRFYDPLIGEVTVDGHDVRTLNVKWLRENIGVVSQEPILFGTTIRENIRYGREDVTEDEIIQATKEANAFDFISKLPDGLDTMVGERGAQLSGGQKQRIAIARALVRNPKILLLDEATSALDTQSERVVQEALDKARAGRTTIVIAHRLSTIRTADVIAGLHNGVVVEQGSHDDLMNMKGVYYSLVMMQNYDKTEEKDHVDEEGEDDDEGDMFEYDDKNEDYAEIDNDLQNTHSLDIINRNSLHRRSSKRKSRRSTRSQSKKSNSIAKEVGEDDLPDFSLNKILALNKPEWFYIIIGVIAAAICGGIYPTFAVIFGKVIGTFSIVDPNERSQRTILLSLMFLVLGIISLIVYIIMGFTFGISGENLTMRLRSLSFKALLRQEIGFFDDHANAVGVLLTRLATDASQVKGATGSRIGLMTMTVCTLLAAIIIAFVHGWQLTLLILACIPFLIGANFIRMKSMSGHASKDQKALEEAGRISTEAVENIRTVVSLTREETFYDKYNESLSGPYKDSLAKAPLYGFTYAVSQSINFFVNAAVFRFGAWLIAHCYTQFENVFIVFSAIIFAAMNVGQSTSLAPDFGKARVSAQRMMKLLERKPAIDSYSEDGEKPSEFEGNLEFQGIKFVYPTRPKVQVLQGLSVKVSKGQTLALVGSSGCGKSTSVQLLERFYDPVEGTVLADDKDTKKLNLKWLRSQMGIVSQEPMLFDCSIEENIQYGVLDRQVAPEEVIEAAKAANIHTFIESLPDKYKTRVGDKGAQLSGGQKQRIAIARALIRKPKVLLLDEATSALDTESEKVVQKALDDARQGRTCVVIAHRLTTVQNADIIAVIQNGRVIEQGTHPQLLAKQGAYHALVNSQVTN, encoded by the exons ATGGCTTTCCAGATAACATTTATGACAACCCTGCCTTTCAACAAGATGAAAAGCCAGCAAATAATGGGATAATAAAGAAGAAAGACAA AAAGAATAAACGGCAGAAAAAAGAAGCTTCAATGACAGCGATGGTGGGCTTTCTCGAGCTG cttcgcTTTGCAGATATTCAGGATATATTATTGATGATTGTTGGTTTATTATGTGCTCTTGCCAGTGGCACTGGACTTCCGCTTATGATCATCGTCTTTGGGCAGATGACCGATGCTTTTGTTAAAAGTGGTCAGCAAAATG ATACGAGTCTGAACACTACTGTTGTGGAAGGGGAATGTAATCAGAAGTATTTGGGAGGTTATGACATAGAAGCTGAAATGACAAG ATATTCTTATTATTACATTGCCATTGGTTGTGGCGTGTTCATACTGAGCCTTTTTCAAGTCTGGACCTTTTTGTTATCTGCTGCAAGACAGACGCATAGGATTCGACAAAGGTTTTTCAAAGCTGTGCTTCATCAGGAGATGGCTTGGTTTGACTCAACCCAAATTGGGACACTGAATACCAGACTAACAGA GGATATTAACACCATTCATGAAGGTCTTGGGGATAAGATTGCTATATTTGTCCAGTATTTTTCCACCTTCATAGCTGGAATAATCATTGGATTTGTGAATGGCTGGAAACTGACATTGGTCATCCTGTCAGTAAGTCCACTTCTTGGTGTATCTGCAGCAATCTGGACTAAG cTACTTGCTTCATTCACAACAAAAGAATTGTCTGCTTACTCAAAAGCGGGAGCTGTAGCAGAGGAGATTCTTTCAGCAATACGAACAGTTGTTGCATTTAACGGTCAAGAAAAGGCACTTAATCA GTATAATGCAAACTTAATTGATGCTAAAAAAGTTAGCATAAAAAAGACAGTTACAACTAATGTGTCCATGGGACTCACTCAGTTCCTCATCTTTGGAGCATATGCTTTAGCTTTCTGGTATGGCACCAAACTCACAGTGGATGATCCTGAAAATTATTCCATTGGCAAAGTTTTAATC GTGTTTTTCTCAGTACTTATCGGAACATTTTCACTTGGTCAAGCAGCTCCTAACATAGAGAGCATTGCTAATGCACGTGGAGCTGCCTATGAAGTGTACAAAGTCATCAATAAG GATCGGCCAATTGACAGTAGTTCCCATGAAGGACACAAACCAGATAAACTTACAGGACACATTGAGTTTAAGAATATACACTTCTCTTATCCAAGTAGACCGGATATACAA ATTTTAAAGGGTCTAACCCTTACAGTTGGTACTGGAAAGACGATTGCTCTTGTGGGGTCCAGTGGCTGTGGAAAAAGTACCACGATTCAACTGCTGCAGAGATTCTATGATCCTCTTATAGGGGAG GTTACGGTTGATGGACATGATGTGCGTACACTCAATGTGAAGTGGCTAAGAGAAAATATTGGAGTTGTCAGCCAGGAGCCCATTTTGTTTGGAACAACAATCAGGGAAAATATTCGCTATGGAAGAGAAGATGTTACTGAAGACGAGATCATTCAAGCAACCAAAGAAGCCAACGCCTTTGACTTCATATCTAAGCTCCCAGAT GGTTTAGACACAATGGTGGGTGAAAGGGGAGCTCAGCTCAGTGGAGGGCAGAAGCAGAGAATAGCTATTGCTCGGGCCCTAGTCCGTAATCCCAAAATTCTGCTGCTTGATGAAGCAACATCCGCGTTGGACACACAAAGTGAACGTGTCGTGCAGGAAGCTTTAGATAAG GCTAGAGCTGGCCGAACCACAATTGTGATTGCTCACCGACTGTCTACCATACGTACAGCTGATGTCATCGCTGGTCTTCACAATGGTGTTGTAGTGGAACAGGGGTCACATGATGATCTTATGAATATGAAGGGGGTGTACTATTCCCTAGTAATGATGCAG aATTATGATAAAACTGAAGAGAAAGACCATGTTGATGAGGAAGGAGAAGATGATGATGAAGGAGATATGTTTGAATATGACGATAAAAATGAAGATTATGCAGAAATTGATAACGACCTGCAAAATACTCATTCCTTGGATATCATAAACAGAAACAGCCTGCATAGACGTTCCAGCAAGAGAAAGAGCAGAAGATCTACAAGATCTCAATCAAAGAAATCTAACAGCATTGCAAAGGAG GTTGGGGAAGACGACCTACCCGATTTCTCTCTTAACAAAATACTAGCACTTAACAAACCGGAATGGTTCTATATAATCATTGGAGTCATTGCTGCAGCCATTTGTGGTGGCATATACCCAACATTTGCTGTCATTTTTGGGAAAGTTATTGGG ACATTTAGTATCGTCGATCCGAATGAAAGAAGTCAGAGGACAATTCTACTTTCACTAATGTTCCTTGTGCTTGGAATAATCAGTCTGATTGTATACATCATTATG GGCTTTACATTTGGAATATCTGGAGAAAATTTAACAATGAGATTAAGATCATTATCCTTTAAAGCACTGCTCCGACAG GAAATTGGGTTCTTTGATGATCATGCAAATGCCGTTGGAGTTTTGCTTACCAGACTTGCAACAGATGCATCTCAAGTGAAAGGA GCTACTGGAAGTCGTATTGGACTGATGACCATGACGGTGTGCACTCTACTGGCAGCAATCATAATTGCGTTTGTGCACGGCTGGCAGCTAACATTGCTTATTTTGGCTTGTATTCCCTTTTTGATTGGTGCAAATTTTATTAGAATGAAATCAATGTCTGGCCATGCATCAAAGGATCAAAAAGCTTTAGAAGAAGCTGGAAGA atTTCCACTGAAGCAGTTGAAAATATAAGGACAGTTGTTTCTCTGACTAGAGAGGAGACATTTTATGATAAATACAATGAGAGCTTAAGTGGTCCTTACAA GGACTCCTTGGCTAAAGCTCCACTCTATGGATTCACTTATGCAGTTTCCCAGTCAATAAACTTTTTTGTGAATGCTGCTGTATTTCGATTCGGAGCCTGGCTGATTGCACACTGCTACACACAATTTGAAAATGTGTTTAT TGTATTTTCTGCAATTATTTTCGCTGCTATGAATGTTGGACAGTCCACATCTCTTGCTCCTGACTTTGGAAAAGCCAGAGTATCAGCCCAGCGAATGATGAAGCTCCTGGAAAGGAAACCAGCAATTGATAGTTATAGTGAAGATGGTGAAAAACCG AGTGAGTTTGAAGGAAACCTTGAATTCCAAGGTATCAAATTTGTGTACCCAACAAGACCAAAAGTCCAAGTTCTTCAAGGGCTCAGTGTGAAAGTCTCCAAAGGGCAAACACTCGCCCTGGTTGGCAGCAGTGGATGTGGAAAAAGTACCTCTGTTCAGTTACTGGAGAGATTTTATGATCCGGTGGAAGGCACAGTG CTGGCAGATGATAAAGACACAAAGAAGCTGAATTTGAAATGGCTGAGGTCCCAAATGGGAATTGTATCACAGGAGCCCATGTTGTTTGACTGCAGCATAGAAGAAAACATTCAGTATGGAGTTCTAGACAGACAAGTGGCTCCTGAAGAAGTTATAGAAGCTGCAAAAGCTgcaaatattcacacattcatagAAAGCCTGCCCGAT AAATATAAAACTCGGGTGGGAGATAAAGGAGCTCAGCTTTCAGGAGGACAGAAGCAGAGAATTGCCATTGCTCGGGCATTAATTCGAAAACCAAAAGTTCTGCTACTGGATGAAGCAACATCTGCACTTGACACAGAAAGTGAAAAG GTTGTTCAGAAGGCTTTAGATGATGCCAGACAAGGAAGAACATGTGTAGTGATTGCTCATAGGCTCACCACAGTACAAAACGCTGATATCATCGCAGTAATTCAAAATGGACGGGTCATTGAGCAGGGAACTCATCCTCAGCTGCTGGCAAAACAAGGCGCCTATCATGCTCTAGTAAATTCTCAAGTCACAAACTGA